The region AACCTTTCTGCATCTTGATAAGATAGTAGCTTCGAATTCCCGTACTGCGCATACCGCTGTCCGTTGTAGCCAATTAAACAGAAAAAAAAAATGATAAGTGATAAACTAATAGAAAAGACACTGAGATATTTTGACACACACAAGGATGAAAAGGTAGTTGTAAAACCCAGTTTGCCAATTTTGTATTTTGGAAATCTTGATGCTTATAGTAAATCTAAACTAAAAGTTGTTACTGTTGGAAAGAACCCATCTGATAACGAGTTTCGGCTGAACAAGAATGATTCATTCTCATTTGTACGATTTTCAGAATGGGACGAAACAGCTAAAAACTTAATATCGACTTTAAGCCCGTATTTTGAAAATAAGCCTTTGAAAAAGTGGTTTTCTTGTTTTGAGCCTATATTGAATGGTTTATCAGCTTCATATTATAACAGTAACTACAATCATACAGCACTTCATACTGACATTTGTTCACCACTTGCTACTAATCCGACTTGGAGTAAGCTTTCAAAAGAAATTCAGTCAGCCTTATATAAAGAGGGTTTAGAGATATGGAAAGAACTAATTGAGGAGTTACAACCTGATATTATGCTAGTTTCTATTCCTCGCTCTTTATTTAAGTCAGTTTTTAAGTCAAGTGGTAATGAAATTGTTGTTTTTAGTAACAAGAAAAATGGTGATTCTCGCAAGAAACCTTATAGAGTGGAAGCATTTGAATACCACTTAAATACAAAGAAAAAAGTAAAAGTAGTATTCGGACAAGCAGCAAATAAACCCTTTGACACAATATCTGACCAACAGAAAATAAAAATCGGTGAATTATGCCTAAAATAGTTCAATTTACACATCCTGGTCCTGAGCATAAACCCGATTTTAAAAATGGAAATCACAAGTCTTGGAATACAGGTAATCATAAAAGAAAATTTCTACTTGGCAAGGGTAGCTATGTTGATAATAACAAACTAAAAAACGGTAATCTTATTTTCTGGGGTGAATGGGAGCCCCCAAGCTATGTTTCAGAGTTTGAATATCAAGAAAACAAGTTTTTTCCAAAATGGCTTCATAAACCATATTTACCAAAGATATTACCAAATTCTAACGGGTATCAAGCGAGTTTTCAAAATACAGACCCTTGTGTATTTGGTGACAGTTTTAAGTATTTTGTTTGCAAACAATTTAAGCCAAAGAGTAAATCATTAACAGCATTAGCGCAACTCGATATAGGTTCAATAATCCTTTTTGGTTCTACTGCCAATCAAAATAAAGCAGATGCTTTCTTCCAACTAGATACTGTTTTTGTTGTTTCAGAATACATAGAATATGACATTTCAGACCCAAATGCTTTGTCAGAGTTAGGCACTTACAGAGATTTTGTATTCAAAATGGCTTTCCCACAACCCTCTGACTACTCACTTAATCTTAGACTTTATAAAGGAGCGACATTTAAAAATCAGATTAATGGTATGTACTCTTTTAGTCCAGCAAAAATATGGAAGAATCAAGAGATGGGATTTCCAAGAATTCCATTGAAGGATATGGATTACATAACCAACAATCTCAACGCAGCACCTAAAATTTCCAATGTTTCAATAGATGAAATTAAAGGCTTCTGGAATAAAATTGTGAAAATAACGAGGAATAATGATTGTGTTGAAGGAGTTGAATTTAATTACGAAAAAGAATAACTGGCTACAACAATGGCTATACGTAATGCGGGGTAAAGTACTGATATGCAAGTGATTACATTAAATAAACTTATCGGTAAACGGACAGTGAAGTGCCTTGAAATCCCGCACTACGCATAGCCGAGACCGTTGTGCTTCATGCAAAGAAGAGAGAAATAAATGACCAAGCAAGAAATAGAACATATCACCAAGGAACCGCATTTCCAGAAAATTATTCAGGAATCAGATTTTTACTTTCTAAAAGGTCAGAAGGCACTTAAAGATTGGTTGCAATTGGAGCTGACGGAACAGATGAAGGATGATTTGATTCGGCTTTCCTCTGATTACACACAATTTCTGGAAATAGCAGAAATGAACCCTGAGATTGAAAAAATCAAGGAAAGACTATTTGAGATCATTGCCTATTGTGACAACCGGGCCAAGGACAAATCAAAGTATAACCAATACGATGATGACCGAATACTGGCTGACGCAAGTGTCCGTATGGGCAATTGGGTAGAAGGTTTGGTGAAATTTAAATTTAAGCACGTTGAAATTACAGGAAAGTCTATCCTCAATGCATTTAACTACCTTTTAGCCCCAAAGGATAACTGTACCATACTCAGCGAGAATCACCGCCAAATGGTCAGCGTGAATTTGTTAAAAAAGCCCTATTCACCTGCAAACTTCATCCAGGACTTACAGAGTTTTTTTGATCAGTACAAGCTGATTGTCCAAAACCAGGATAATTACACCTACCTGATATCCTCACTCGTTTATGCATTCAGAACGGAATGGATAGAAGAAGTAATTGGCTTAATGGCTTCTGATGGTACGGGTTGGCAGGAAAATGCGATGATTCTGGAGTCTAATTTCGAAGGTTTGGTTATCTGGAACAGCAAAAAGCCTAGCGGGGGTCAAAAAACTCTTAATTTCTTAAAAGACAAAATAAAAGAGGGGCAATCGTTTCCGCTTTATTACAGTAGCAAAGGACAGGTTGAGTACAAAGCCAATATCACAGATTTTGCCATTAGTCAAAAAGAGTTGTCTGGGAAAAATTGGGAGAATAAAAACATAAAGCATTATCAATCAAAATTTGAAGATTATAAAGACGATAAGAAAAATGCTTACATCCTTTTCCTGGCAGAATCTATCGAGAAAATTTCTCCTAAGCCCATTTCTGATTTTAAGTTCTTTGGCAAATTCTCCAAGCCAACACAAGATAACCTTTCACCAATTAAAGAGATTGAAAACGATGAAGAAGTCTTTAAACCAGTATTAAGAATGACCAAGAACCCAAATACAGCACTCAACCAAATTCTTTTTGGCCCTCCGGGAACCGGCAAAACTTACCATACCGTAAATGAGGCCCTCCGGTTAACGGGTTTATCTATTTCTGATTTGACTCGCATCCAAATCAAAGAAGAATTTGACAAGAAGGTCAAAGAAGGACAAGTTGTATTTACAACCTTCCATCAAAGCATGAGTTATGAGGAGTTTATAGAGGGAATCAAGCCGATTGAGCCTGAAAAAGACGGTGACGAGGTTATTTATAGAGTGGAGGCAGGGGTATTCAAAAAACTGAGCATTGAGGCCTCTTTTGACATTGCTAGGTTCAGAAAGTCAAAGGAAACAGCCGAAGCATTGGACTTTTCAAATCTTTACGACTTGTTCATTGAAGAGGTACAAGAAAAACTTATTAATGAGGAAGAAGTTGAGCTAAAAACAAAATCAGGTGGCACTGTATTGATTGACAGCATCTCTCAGCAAGGCAATATTATCATCAAACATCATAATGGTACCAGAACCTACACCGTTTCTAAAGCAAGGTTAACAAAATTGCAGGCAGCCATTGAAAGTCTGGATAGCGTGAGCAATATCAACGATGAATTTCGAGAAGTAATCGGAGGCAGTAATTCATCTGCTTATTGGTCTGTTTTGAATGCTATAAAACAGATAACCAAAAGAGTAAATGGGAAAGTTGAGGAAAAATCTTATACCTACAATGACAAAGTTGAGGTGGTTAAAAAGATGACCAAAGAAGACTTCAATACCGTTAAAGGGAAAAACTACGTCCTCATTATCGATGAAATCAACCGCGGCAATGTCTCTCAAATTTTCGGTGAGTTGATCACCCTCATTGAAGAAGACAAACGTCTTGGTAAAAATGAGAGCTTGGAAGCAATCCTCCCCTATAGTAAGGAGAAATTCGGGGTGCCTCCCAATCTCTACATCATCGGTACCATGAACACGGCCGACCGTAGCGTAGAGGCCTTAGATACCGCCTTGAGAAGACGATTTAGCTTTACAGAAATGCCCCCACGTTACGATTTAGAAGGTCTTGACTATAAATTTGCAGGATCAACAGGGTCGGATATTCTAAAAAAGCTCAACAAGCGGATTGAGAAGCTTTTGGACAGGGATCACTTGATCGGGCATTCTTACTTCCTGCTTAGCGAACAAGAAAAACAACAACCCGAGACGAAACTGTTTGATTCTTTCTACCGCAATATTATTCCCTTGCTGCAGGAATATTTCTTTGGTGATTACGCTAAAATCGGGGCGGTATTGGGCAGTGGATTTGTCTATACAGAGAATGATAGCGATCAGGCAGAATTCGCCACGGGATATGAAAATGAGGACTTTGCAGAGAAAGACATATACCAAATCATAGATTATAGGCTCAATCAACCAGGCAATCAATATATTCAATCCGGGATGAGCTTTGAAAAGGCCATTCGCTTATTGATGAACCAGCAGTTGGAACAAGAAATTGAAAGCTAAAAGAGAACATATCCGTGTTTTTGAACACCAGACCATCGAACTCAATCAGCAATTTGAAGGCGGGATAGTTTTTGACCAAACCAAACTGGACGCATTTGTTCGTTTCTTCGGAAAAGGAATTCCTTACTACAGCTTAATTCGAAATGGGATTCAATTCAATGAATACGTTGGTGCCATACAAATTGGAAATACGCTCGTCAGTGTTCTTCCCAAAGTGGATAGAAGTCAAATAGAAGAAAAGGCCGAAATCAAAAAATGGAATCAGGTTTTGATTGATATGCTAAGGGTTGTAAATGGTTTTGACGTAAAGGCACCGAGCTCATCCCAATTGAAAGTCAAAAACAATTCTGTGCTGGATTTGTATTTTGAACTATTTGTAGTCGAAGTGGAATACCTAATCCACAGGGGATTAGTGAAAAAATATCGTAAAACGGAGGGGAACTTAAATGCGCTAAAAGGAAGTATTCAATTCAACAAGCAGCTTGGTAAAAACGCAGTACACAAAGAGCGATTTTATACCAGACACAGCACTTATGATACAGAACATGTATTACACATCATTCTCTCTCAAACCATACAGTTGCTTAAAAGAGTCAATACCAACTCGACTTTAGTTGGCAGAATCAATGCCTTAATTCTGAATTTTCCCGAAATGCCCAATCAGAAAATAACGCAATCGGTATTTGATAAGGTGGCCTTTAATCGCAAAACTATGGGCTATAAGAAAGCCATTGAAATTGCTCGCTTGATTTTGCTACATTATCATCCTGATTTGAGCAAGGGTCGAGATGATGTATTAGCCTTGATGTTTAACATGAATGCACTTTGGGAGCAGTTTGTACTAGTGAGTTTAAGAAAGAGCAAAGAATTTAAAGTAAGGGGTCAAGATTCGAGGTATTTCTGGAAACCGGAAAGTGGAAAAAGAAGGAGTATAAGGCCTGATATTACGGTCTCTACCAAAGACGATAACTACGTGCTAGATACGAAATGGAAGTTGGTCGCGAGCAAGCCCTCTGTTGAAGACGTTCGGCAAATGTATGCATACCATCATTATTTTGAAGCAAAGAAAGTAGCACTTCTTTATCCAGGTGATTATCCTTACATCAAAGGTAAGTTTATAGATATCAAGTATCAAAACCAATTGTCTGAATTAGAGTGTGGGTTGTTGTTTACAAAATACAACGACTCAGTGAAGAATTGGCAAAAAAGTATTGGAGAAGAAATAAAGCACTGGATTAATTCACCTAGTATTGAATCACATAATTAGACGAAAAAATAAAAGCACGAAAGCACAACAAGGTATATAGTGCATGGCTTCCTAACGTCAGCCACGACACCATATACTAACCGTTGTGGCTAATACCTGAGAAACCAAAGTACTACTTGATTTGTTATTTATAAAACTAAATTTGGAAGATATGAAAACAAAAATTAAGCAATGGACAATGTTGACCATCATTTTGATGGGATTTACAGTGCTGGGCTATAACGGTTATTCGCAGGAAAACCAATCTGATATTAAAATCACTAAGATTTCAGAATTGCAGAATTACACTGATTCTTATATCAAGGGAGAAGTAATAAAAATTCTTGATGAAGACGAATTTAGATTGGAGGATAGTAGCGGAAATATTAAAGTTTACACTGGCTGGAAAAATACTAATGTTGTAAAAAAGGGAGACAAAATAACTGTCAGAGGAAAAGTTGACCCAGGGATAGTTAAGGAGTTTTATGCTACTGAAATAATTAAAGAAGATGGCGAGATAATAAAACTAAAATCAGACGAATAGTATTTTGATAGTGCGGAAAACTATCTTTATCGAATTTGTCCATTACAGTCATTAAATTATATTTATGAAATGTTGACCACATTACGTGATTTGAAAAGGATGTGTATAAAATAATCATGAGACTAACTATTTTCATTGTATTTCTTTTTATTTCAGAAATGGTTCAAGGGCAGACGACATTCTTAAACAGACCATCGAAAACAGAAAGCGCAATTGTTTTGGAAAAAGGGATTTTTCAAATGGAAAGTACTTATGAAACAGAATTAATAGGTGAATCTGATGAAAGAGAAAAAGAAACATTGTTTCCGGGAATTATGTTAAGGTACGGACTGGGATGGGGTATCGAATTGAGAATTGCTAACCAGTATGAAACATACAGTGATAAATTTGTTTCAAATAGGGGGTTTTCAGATATTGATGTTGGGGCAAAAATTAAATTATTTAAGGGTAATGATGAAGAAACTGAAGTAGCCCTGATAAGCCATTTCTTTTTGCCAACAGGGAGTAATGGAATCTCGAATGAGCGAGTGGGAAACGAATCATTGGTACTTGTTTGGCATGGGTTGACCGAAAAATTGGGAATCGAATACAACATTGGATACAGTAATTTCGAAATTGATTCTGAAAAAGGGAATTTTGTTTATTCTTTTGTGTCAGATTATGAAATCAATGACAATTTTGGGCTTTTCATCGAGACTTATGGAGAACTTATAGAATTTAAAGAACTTGAGGCCAGTTTTGACTTTGGATTAGCATACCAATTAACTGATAATTTGGAGTTTGAACTAGCAGCAGGAAAAGGGATAAATTACGAAATGTATTTTGGATTTATTGGTTTAAGTTGGAGAATTGGAGAGCAAGAAGATTAAAAGATTTATCGACATGAATAAAAAAGTACTAGCCACAACACGGGGTGTATAAAATGCTGGTTTCTAGCGAATTAGGTTACTTTCTGTTTCAATCCAGCTTCACGTGTCTGGATGATGACAACGTTCCAATATCCAGCACTTTTTACACCCCCCACCG is a window of Salinivirga cyanobacteriivorans DNA encoding:
- a CDS encoding NirD/YgiW/YdeI family stress tolerance protein encodes the protein MKTKIKQWTMLTIILMGFTVLGYNGYSQENQSDIKITKISELQNYTDSYIKGEVIKILDEDEFRLEDSSGNIKVYTGWKNTNVVKKGDKITVRGKVDPGIVKEFYATEIIKEDGEIIKLKSDE
- a CDS encoding McrC family protein encodes the protein MKAKREHIRVFEHQTIELNQQFEGGIVFDQTKLDAFVRFFGKGIPYYSLIRNGIQFNEYVGAIQIGNTLVSVLPKVDRSQIEEKAEIKKWNQVLIDMLRVVNGFDVKAPSSSQLKVKNNSVLDLYFELFVVEVEYLIHRGLVKKYRKTEGNLNALKGSIQFNKQLGKNAVHKERFYTRHSTYDTEHVLHIILSQTIQLLKRVNTNSTLVGRINALILNFPEMPNQKITQSVFDKVAFNRKTMGYKKAIEIARLILLHYHPDLSKGRDDVLALMFNMNALWEQFVLVSLRKSKEFKVRGQDSRYFWKPESGKRRSIRPDITVSTKDDNYVLDTKWKLVASKPSVEDVRQMYAYHHYFEAKKVALLYPGDYPYIKGKFIDIKYQNQLSELECGLLFTKYNDSVKNWQKSIGEEIKHWINSPSIESHN
- a CDS encoding transporter — translated: MVQGQTTFLNRPSKTESAIVLEKGIFQMESTYETELIGESDEREKETLFPGIMLRYGLGWGIELRIANQYETYSDKFVSNRGFSDIDVGAKIKLFKGNDEETEVALISHFFLPTGSNGISNERVGNESLVLVWHGLTEKLGIEYNIGYSNFEIDSEKGNFVYSFVSDYEINDNFGLFIETYGELIEFKELEASFDFGLAYQLTDNLEFELAAGKGINYEMYFGFIGLSWRIGEQED
- a CDS encoding McrB family protein is translated as MTKQEIEHITKEPHFQKIIQESDFYFLKGQKALKDWLQLELTEQMKDDLIRLSSDYTQFLEIAEMNPEIEKIKERLFEIIAYCDNRAKDKSKYNQYDDDRILADASVRMGNWVEGLVKFKFKHVEITGKSILNAFNYLLAPKDNCTILSENHRQMVSVNLLKKPYSPANFIQDLQSFFDQYKLIVQNQDNYTYLISSLVYAFRTEWIEEVIGLMASDGTGWQENAMILESNFEGLVIWNSKKPSGGQKTLNFLKDKIKEGQSFPLYYSSKGQVEYKANITDFAISQKELSGKNWENKNIKHYQSKFEDYKDDKKNAYILFLAESIEKISPKPISDFKFFGKFSKPTQDNLSPIKEIENDEEVFKPVLRMTKNPNTALNQILFGPPGTGKTYHTVNEALRLTGLSISDLTRIQIKEEFDKKVKEGQVVFTTFHQSMSYEEFIEGIKPIEPEKDGDEVIYRVEAGVFKKLSIEASFDIARFRKSKETAEALDFSNLYDLFIEEVQEKLINEEEVELKTKSGGTVLIDSISQQGNIIIKHHNGTRTYTVSKARLTKLQAAIESLDSVSNINDEFREVIGGSNSSAYWSVLNAIKQITKRVNGKVEEKSYTYNDKVEVVKKMTKEDFNTVKGKNYVLIIDEINRGNVSQIFGELITLIEEDKRLGKNESLEAILPYSKEKFGVPPNLYIIGTMNTADRSVEALDTALRRRFSFTEMPPRYDLEGLDYKFAGSTGSDILKKLNKRIEKLLDRDHLIGHSYFLLSEQEKQQPETKLFDSFYRNIIPLLQEYFFGDYAKIGAVLGSGFVYTENDSDQAEFATGYENEDFAEKDIYQIIDYRLNQPGNQYIQSGMSFEKAIRLLMNQQLEQEIES